The region CTCCGAATGTAACGATCCTGTTCGATGGTGATGCTGCCGGAATTAAGGCCTCATTCAGAAGTATCGATCTACTTTTAGAAGACGGGATGAACATTAAGGTAATGTTGTTTCCGGACGGACACGACCCCGATAGTTTTGCCAAAGCCTTTCCACAGGACTATGTAAAAAGCTATATTGCAGAGCACGCAGTAGATTTTATTCATTTCAAAATAGATGTTCTTCAGAAAGATGCCGGTGACGATCCTTTTAAAAGAGCAGATCTTATAAAAGAAGTTGTAAAGAGTATAGCTTTTGTGCCCAATAATCTTCAGCAAGAGATATTTATACAACAAGCATCCAAATTATTACATGTTTCCGAACAAAACCTGTTCAACGAACTTCAGGTTCAGAAAACCGGAATACAACATCAGGAAAAACCTAAAACTCCACAAATCCAGCCTAAGCTGGAAAAGGTGGAGATGTCCCAGATTGAAACCATTAATCCATTGCTGCTATTGGAGGAAAAACTGGTTGAGCTTATGCTGAAGTATGGTGATAAAGAAATTGTAAGAAAGAAAGAAGATGGAATGGTGAAATCTTCTGTTATTCAAGAAATTTTAAATCATTTTGATGAAGATTCCTATGAAATTCAGATTCCTTTACATCAGAAAATTGTTGATGAAATCCGCAAAGGAGCCGAACAAAGTGAACTAAGATCCGGGAAATTCTTTTTTAGTCTGATGGATGAAGAGGTGAACCAAAAGGTTGCCGATGCTTTAATAGATCCTTATCAGCTAAGCGACTGGAATAAATACAATATTTATTTCAGTTCGGAAGAAGATGTTGTAGAAAAGATGGTTCAGGATATTATTCTTCGTCACAAACGGGAGTATATACTGAAGATTATAAAGGACTTACAGATGAAAGTGCAGGAAGACCCTGGTAACGATGTACAGTATTATGCCACAATTGTAAAGCTCACCAGGCTTAAAATGGAACTGGACAAGGTATTATACAGGATATTGTAATTAATTTCTGCCAGAATGTCCGTATATTCGTTTGGAACAAAATTAGTAACACAATAGAAAAATTAATTCAATGGATATTAAAAAAGAATTTAGAGATTACGCAGTAAAACACCTTGGAGTGAATGGTCTTGCTGCTGATCAGTATATGGGGATATATGGTCCAACTAATTTAACGCCATACATTATGGAGGAGCGTCGTCTAAATGTAGCGCAAATGGATGTTTTTTCCCGTTTGATGATGGACAGAATTATCTTTCTTGGGACAGGGATCGATGATCAGGTTGCCAACATTGTAACGGCTCAGTTATTATTCCTGGAAAGTGCTGATCCTGCTAAAGATATTCAGATCTATATCAACTCTCCTGGTGGTAGTGTATATGCCGGATTAGGAATCTATGATACCATGCAGATTATTAAACCTGATGTAGCTACGATCTGTACAGGTATGGCAGCATCAATGGGTGCTGTATTATTGGTTGCAGGAGAAAAAGGTAAACGTTCTGCTTTGAAGCATTCAAGAGTGATGATTCACCAGCCAAGTGGGGGTGCTCAGGGTGTAGCTTCCGATATGGAAATCAACCTTCGTGAAATGTTGAAATTAAAAACAGAATTATACGATATCATTGCTCACCACTCAGGTCAGACTTATGAATGGGTAGAGAAATCTTCCGACAGAGATTACTGGATGACTTCTGAAGAAGCTAAGAGCTTCGGTATGGTAGACGAGGTACTACAGCGTAAAGAAGAGAAATAATTTTTTTCGTAGCATATTTGTTTAGAAGGAAGGCGTAAAATCTATAGATTTTACGCCTTCTTTTATTTATTGATTAAAATACAATTTTGGAATGTTTAGCTAAACATAAAAATACATTTATATTTTCTAAGGAAGCTTTGACAGATCAGCAAGCTTTTTTACTTTTGCAGCATGAAAAATATTCAGATAAAAACCGAGGAGTTTTTTGAATTACTGAAGCTGCAGGATGCTTCTATGTGGGACGTTTTCGAGAAAATGATAGATGGAGAAGAGAAACAGATTATCTTCCTGGATAAGGATGAAAAAGTAGTAACAACATACATCCTGCCTCAAACTATTGATCAGTTGAAAGCTGATAAAGAGATCTTCAATAAAACATTTACAGAAAAGTTATCCCAAAATTAGGAAGTTTATTTATTGGTGTAAATTATAGACTAACCAAAAAGATTCAAAATTTTGTTTCATGGTAAAATGTGAGAATACGCAAGGGCTATGAGATATTTACACCAAACAGGTAACCTACCAATGCAGTTAGTGCCATTGCTGCGGTTCCCCAGAAGCAGATTCTTATAACAGCTGTACTGATTTTAGACCCTCCGGCTTTAGCAGCGACAGCACCCAGAATCATAAGGAATATAATAGAAAAACCATATTCGTAATAAAGCATTTGTGGTATTGGTGCAAATATGGCCACCAGAAATGGTAATATTGCTCCTACAGTAAATGAGGCAAATGATGAAGCAGCGGCTTGCAAAGGTCTTGCTGTTGTAATTTCATTGATCCCTAATTCATCACGGGCATGGGCTTCCAAAGCATCATGTTTTGTGAGTTCTTCTGCAACCTTTAAAGCAAGTTCAGAGTTTAGTCCACGAGCTTCATATATTTTGGCCAGCTCTTTCAATTCTATCTCAGGAATTCTTTCCAATTCTTTAGCTTCCCTTTCCAAATCAGCTTTTTCAGTATCTGCCTGCGAACTTACCGATACATATTCACCTGCAGCCATAGACATTGCGCCGGCAACAAGACCCGCGAGTGCAGCTAGTATAATTGCTTCTCTGGAAGGCGTAGCAGCTGCTACACCAATAGTGATACTGGTTGTGGATAAAATACCGTCATTTGCCCCCAGAACAGCAGCTCTTAACCATCCTACACGATTTACATAATGTTTTTCCAAATGGTGATGCGTCATGTTTCAGCTTTTTAAAGAATGATTGAGGAGTAAGAGATTTGATACTTACGTAAATTTATGCAAAAATTTGGTTAAAAGGTAGTGGAAGTGGCTGATTTACTTTAGTGAATGAAATTTTTAAATTGCCTAAATAAAATTAATCCAAATCGCTTTCTTTTTATTCAATTTTCTTCTGATAAAAATAACGGGAAAATCCACGTGGGAAATCCTTTTCTGTTCCTACTTTTATAAATCCCAGTTTTTCATAAAATTCCGGAGC is a window of Elizabethkingia anophelis R26 DNA encoding:
- the dnaG gene encoding DNA primase, coding for MISKTTIDKIFSAVRVEEVVGEYVQLKRAGGNYKGLSPFHDEKSPSFVVSPSKQIWKDFSSGKGGTAVSFLMEIENFTYPEALRHLAKKYGIEIEEDVQEISEAEKESRNQRELLYKIHEVANNFFQEQLYDTEEGQNVGLSYFRERGLNDEILKKFQLGYSPELKNAFTKSAKEKGYDKDLLEKSGLSIFPENAPDGIDRFRERVIFPILSFSGRVLGFGARILKSNVKTAKYLNSPETEIYHKSNVLYGIAQSKQAISKENHCLLVEGYMDVISLHQSGIENVVASSGTALTKEQIKLIKRLTPNVTILFDGDAAGIKASFRSIDLLLEDGMNIKVMLFPDGHDPDSFAKAFPQDYVKSYIAEHAVDFIHFKIDVLQKDAGDDPFKRADLIKEVVKSIAFVPNNLQQEIFIQQASKLLHVSEQNLFNELQVQKTGIQHQEKPKTPQIQPKLEKVEMSQIETINPLLLLEEKLVELMLKYGDKEIVRKKEDGMVKSSVIQEILNHFDEDSYEIQIPLHQKIVDEIRKGAEQSELRSGKFFFSLMDEEVNQKVADALIDPYQLSDWNKYNIYFSSEEDVVEKMVQDIILRHKREYILKIIKDLQMKVQEDPGNDVQYYATIVKLTRLKMELDKVLYRIL
- a CDS encoding VIT1/CCC1 transporter family protein translates to MTHHHLEKHYVNRVGWLRAAVLGANDGILSTTSITIGVAAATPSREAIILAALAGLVAGAMSMAAGEYVSVSSQADTEKADLEREAKELERIPEIELKELAKIYEARGLNSELALKVAEELTKHDALEAHARDELGINEITTARPLQAAASSFASFTVGAILPFLVAIFAPIPQMLYYEYGFSIIFLMILGAVAAKAGGSKISTAVIRICFWGTAAMALTALVGYLFGVNIS
- the clpP gene encoding ATP-dependent Clp endopeptidase proteolytic subunit ClpP codes for the protein MDIKKEFRDYAVKHLGVNGLAADQYMGIYGPTNLTPYIMEERRLNVAQMDVFSRLMMDRIIFLGTGIDDQVANIVTAQLLFLESADPAKDIQIYINSPGGSVYAGLGIYDTMQIIKPDVATICTGMAASMGAVLLVAGEKGKRSALKHSRVMIHQPSGGAQGVASDMEINLREMLKLKTELYDIIAHHSGQTYEWVEKSSDRDYWMTSEEAKSFGMVDEVLQRKEEK